One genomic segment of Mycolicibacterium chubuense NBB4 includes these proteins:
- a CDS encoding lipase family protein: MDYGSVARSTGAEWIGQAPHEPLERRVRPVLPDKDPFYQPPEGFEHARPGTVLRSRDVELAFLGVIPQKFTATQLLYRTANFQGEPQAGITTVVAPTERSGSKPLPIISYQCAIDAVAARCFPSYALRRGAKAVGAIAQFEFLLVAAALAEGWAVSVPDHEGAQGMWGAPYEPGYHILDGIRAAMNHDTFGVTHESPVGLWGYSGGGLASAWAAEVQDDYAPELNVVGAVLGSPVGDLGHTFRRLNGSIYAGLPALVVAALSHIYPDLDRIISEHATPDGKAMLERIQRMTTAHAMVACAGKDMANMIDRPLEEILLSPEVQHVFDSIKLGTSAPKVPVLIVQAVHDRIISVDDIDALTETYTSGGARVTYHRDLLSEHLLLHPMSAPMTLRWLRDRFAGRPLRTHIKRTKWPTLLNPSTYRGMLTLGKITVKVVTGRRVERAPLSRFDQ; the protein is encoded by the coding sequence ATGGACTATGGCAGCGTGGCACGGTCGACCGGCGCAGAGTGGATCGGTCAGGCGCCTCACGAACCGCTGGAACGCCGGGTCCGCCCCGTCCTCCCGGACAAGGACCCCTTCTACCAGCCGCCCGAAGGCTTCGAACACGCTCGGCCGGGAACGGTCCTGCGGTCGCGCGACGTGGAGCTGGCGTTCCTGGGCGTGATCCCGCAGAAGTTCACCGCCACCCAGCTGCTGTACCGGACCGCGAACTTCCAGGGGGAGCCGCAGGCGGGCATCACCACCGTCGTGGCCCCGACCGAACGCAGCGGCTCCAAACCCTTGCCGATCATCTCCTACCAGTGCGCGATCGACGCGGTCGCTGCGCGCTGCTTCCCGTCGTACGCACTGCGCCGCGGAGCCAAAGCCGTCGGCGCGATCGCGCAGTTCGAGTTCCTGCTCGTCGCCGCCGCGCTCGCCGAGGGCTGGGCCGTCTCGGTTCCCGACCACGAGGGCGCGCAGGGCATGTGGGGCGCTCCGTACGAGCCGGGCTACCACATTCTCGACGGCATCCGCGCGGCGATGAACCACGACACGTTCGGCGTCACGCACGAGTCGCCGGTCGGCCTGTGGGGCTACTCCGGCGGCGGCCTGGCTTCGGCGTGGGCCGCGGAGGTCCAGGACGACTACGCGCCCGAACTCAACGTGGTCGGGGCCGTGCTGGGCTCACCGGTGGGCGACCTGGGACACACGTTCCGCCGACTCAACGGCAGCATCTACGCCGGCCTGCCTGCTCTGGTCGTCGCGGCGCTCAGTCACATCTACCCCGATCTGGACCGCATCATCTCCGAGCACGCCACCCCGGACGGCAAGGCGATGCTGGAGCGCATCCAGCGGATGACGACCGCACACGCGATGGTGGCGTGCGCGGGCAAGGACATGGCGAACATGATCGACCGGCCGCTGGAGGAGATCCTGCTGAGCCCGGAGGTCCAGCACGTCTTCGACAGCATCAAGCTGGGCACCTCCGCGCCGAAGGTCCCGGTGCTGATCGTGCAGGCCGTCCACGACCGGATCATCTCCGTCGACGACATCGACGCACTGACCGAGACCTACACCAGTGGCGGCGCGCGCGTGACCTACCACCGCGACCTGCTCAGCGAGCATCTGCTGCTGCATCCCATGTCCGCCCCGATGACGCTGCGCTGGCTGCGCGACCGGTTCGCCGGCCGGCCGCTGCGCACGCACATCAAGCGCACCAAGTGGCCGACGCTGCTGAACCCGTCGACCTACCGCGGGATGCTCACGCTCGGCAAGATCACGGTGAAGGTGGTGACGGGGCGACGGGTGGAACGGGCACCTCTGTCCCGCTTCGATCAGTGA
- the hisD gene encoding histidinol dehydrogenase, with product MVSVNVSPPVLRRIDLRGETLSAARLRTALPRGGVDVDAVVPRVRPIVEEVAQRGAEAALDYGASFDGVRPEQVRVPADKLEEALRMLDPGVRAALQVAIDRARAVHADQRRTDSTTTLAPGATVTERWVPVERVGLYVPGGNAVYPSSVVMNVVPAQTAGVDALVIASPPQADFAGLPHPTILAAAALLGVTEVWAVGGAQAVALLAYGGTDTDGAELAPVDMITGPGNIYVTAAKRICRSQVGIDAEAGPTEIAILADHTADPVHVAADLISQAEHDEMAASVLVTDSTALADATDRELARQLETTVHRERVTVALGGRQSAIVLVDDVEAGLRTVNAYAAEHLEIQTADAAAVAGRVRSAGAIFVGPWSPVSLGDYCAGSNHVLPTAGCARHSSGLSVQTFLRGIHVVDYTEAALKDVSGHVVTLAQAENLPSHGEAVRRRFER from the coding sequence ATGGTCAGCGTGAATGTATCGCCACCCGTTCTGCGGCGCATCGACCTGCGCGGTGAGACGCTGTCGGCGGCCCGTCTGCGCACCGCTCTGCCCCGCGGGGGTGTCGACGTCGACGCGGTCGTGCCCAGGGTGCGGCCCATCGTCGAGGAGGTCGCGCAGCGCGGCGCCGAGGCGGCGCTCGACTACGGTGCCTCCTTCGACGGAGTGAGGCCCGAGCAGGTGCGGGTGCCCGCGGACAAGCTGGAAGAAGCTCTGCGCATGCTCGACCCCGGCGTGCGGGCCGCGCTGCAGGTCGCGATCGACCGGGCCCGCGCGGTGCACGCCGACCAGCGCCGCACCGATTCCACCACCACGCTGGCGCCCGGAGCGACGGTGACCGAGCGCTGGGTGCCCGTCGAACGCGTCGGGCTGTACGTGCCGGGTGGTAACGCCGTCTATCCGTCGAGTGTCGTGATGAACGTCGTTCCGGCACAGACCGCGGGTGTCGACGCGCTGGTGATCGCCAGCCCGCCCCAGGCGGACTTCGCGGGCTTGCCGCACCCGACGATCCTGGCCGCGGCCGCGCTGCTGGGAGTGACCGAGGTGTGGGCGGTGGGCGGCGCCCAGGCGGTCGCGCTGCTGGCCTACGGCGGCACCGACACCGACGGGGCCGAACTCGCGCCCGTCGACATGATCACCGGCCCCGGCAACATCTACGTCACCGCGGCCAAGCGGATCTGCCGGTCGCAGGTCGGCATCGACGCCGAAGCCGGCCCGACCGAGATCGCCATCCTGGCCGACCACACCGCCGATCCGGTGCACGTCGCCGCGGACCTGATCAGTCAGGCCGAGCACGACGAGATGGCCGCCAGCGTGCTGGTGACCGACAGCACCGCGCTGGCCGACGCCACCGACCGGGAGCTGGCCCGGCAGCTGGAGACGACCGTGCACCGCGAACGCGTCACCGTCGCGCTGGGCGGCCGGCAGTCGGCGATCGTGCTGGTCGACGACGTCGAGGCCGGCCTGCGCACCGTGAACGCCTACGCCGCCGAGCACCTCGAGATCCAGACCGCCGACGCGGCGGCCGTGGCGGGCCGGGTCCGGTCGGCCGGCGCGATCTTCGTGGGGCCGTGGTCGCCGGTCAGCCTGGGCGACTATTGCGCGGGCTCGAACCACGTGCTGCCCACCGCGGGCTGCGCCCGGCATTCCAGCGGACTGTCGGTGCAGACGTTCCTGCGCGGTATCCACGTCGTCGACTACACCGAGGCGGCGCTGAAGGACGTCTCGGGTCACGTCGTCACCCTGGCGCAGGCCGAGAATCTGCCCAGCCACGGGGAAGCGGTGCGCCGGAGGTTCGAGAGGTGA
- a CDS encoding NUDIX hydrolase has protein sequence MPHTSTGHEVLAVVFQVRPGRASDTDGKTALHVLLWQRALDPERGKWSLPGGRLGADEDLTSSVRRQLAEKVDLRQLAHLEQLAVFSDPARVPGPRTIASSFLGLVPSPATPELPPDTRWHPVSDLPEMAFDHGPMVEHARNRLVAKLSYTNIGFALAPNEFALSTLRDIYSAALGHHVDATNLQRVLERRQVITRTGTTARSGRSGGRPAALYRFTESRYRVTDEFAALRPPG, from the coding sequence ATGCCACATACTAGCACCGGTCATGAGGTCCTGGCCGTGGTGTTCCAGGTCCGGCCCGGCCGGGCATCGGACACCGATGGGAAAACTGCACTTCACGTGTTGTTGTGGCAGCGTGCACTCGATCCCGAACGCGGGAAATGGTCACTGCCCGGCGGCCGGTTGGGCGCCGACGAGGACCTGACGAGCTCGGTCCGGCGCCAGCTCGCCGAGAAGGTCGATCTGCGCCAGTTGGCCCACCTCGAGCAGCTCGCCGTCTTCTCCGACCCCGCCCGGGTGCCGGGTCCGCGCACCATCGCCTCCTCGTTCCTGGGCCTGGTGCCCTCCCCCGCTACCCCGGAACTGCCGCCCGACACCCGGTGGCACCCGGTCAGCGACCTTCCCGAGATGGCGTTCGATCACGGCCCGATGGTCGAACACGCCCGAAACCGCCTGGTCGCCAAGCTTTCCTACACCAACATCGGATTCGCCCTGGCGCCCAACGAATTCGCCCTCTCGACGCTGCGCGACATCTACAGCGCAGCGCTCGGGCACCACGTCGACGCGACGAACCTGCAGCGGGTACTGGAGCGGCGCCAGGTCATCACCCGCACCGGCACGACCGCGCGCTCGGGCCGCAGCGGCGGCCGGCCGGCGGCGCTCTACCGCTTCACGGAATCCCGGTACCGCGTCACCGACGAATTCGCTGCGTTGCGGCCGCCCGGGTGA
- a CDS encoding histidinol-phosphate transaminase, translated as MTTEALPGSAVTLDDLPLREDLRGKSPYGAPQLAVPVRLNTNENPHPPTQALIEDVAASVRDAAAELHRYPDRDAVALRRDLAAYLSAQTGNVVGLENVWAANGSNEILQQLLQAFGGPGRSAIGFVPSYSMHPIISGGTQTTWLVAARADDFSLDPAVAATAIKEHNPDVVFVTSPNNPSGQSVSLDELRMLLDALSERPGGIMIVDEAYGEFSSQPSAIGLLDEYPTKLVVSRTMSKAFAFAGGRLGYLVAAPAVIDAMLLVRLPYHLSSLTQAAARAALRHADDTLGSVATLIAERERVSDALAGMGFRVIPSDANFVLFGEFADAAATWQRYLDAGVLIRDVGIPGYLRTTIGLADENDALLAASARIGAP; from the coding sequence GTGACCACCGAGGCACTCCCCGGCAGTGCCGTCACGCTCGACGACCTGCCGCTGCGCGAGGACCTGCGCGGCAAATCACCCTACGGCGCACCGCAATTGGCTGTGCCGGTGCGGTTGAACACCAACGAGAATCCGCATCCGCCCACCCAGGCCCTGATCGAGGACGTCGCGGCGTCGGTGCGTGACGCCGCCGCCGAGCTGCACCGCTATCCCGACCGGGACGCGGTCGCGCTGCGCCGTGATCTGGCCGCGTACCTGAGCGCGCAGACGGGCAACGTCGTCGGCCTCGAGAACGTCTGGGCCGCCAACGGTTCCAACGAGATCCTGCAGCAGCTCCTGCAGGCTTTCGGCGGTCCCGGTCGCAGCGCCATCGGTTTCGTGCCGTCGTATTCGATGCACCCGATCATCTCCGGCGGCACCCAGACCACCTGGTTGGTGGCCGCGCGCGCCGACGACTTCAGCCTCGACCCGGCGGTGGCGGCCACCGCGATCAAGGAGCACAACCCCGACGTCGTGTTCGTCACCAGCCCGAACAACCCGTCGGGACAGAGTGTTTCGCTCGACGAGCTCCGGATGCTGCTCGACGCTCTGTCGGAGCGGCCGGGCGGGATCATGATCGTCGACGAGGCCTACGGCGAGTTCTCCTCACAGCCCAGCGCCATCGGCCTGCTCGACGAGTATCCCACCAAGCTCGTGGTCTCCCGGACCATGAGCAAGGCGTTCGCCTTCGCCGGCGGGCGGCTGGGGTATCTCGTCGCGGCCCCCGCGGTCATCGACGCGATGCTGCTGGTCCGTCTTCCGTACCACCTGTCCTCGCTGACCCAGGCCGCCGCCCGCGCCGCGCTGCGGCACGCCGACGACACGCTGGGAAGCGTGGCGACGCTGATCGCCGAACGGGAGCGGGTGTCGGACGCCTTGGCGGGCATGGGCTTCCGCGTCATCCCCAGCGATGCGAACTTCGTGCTGTTCGGCGAGTTCGCCGATGCCGCCGCCACCTGGCAGCGCTACCTGGACGCCGGGGTGCTGATCCGCGACGTCGGCATCCCCGGATACCTGCGCACCACCATCGGCCTCGCCGACGAGAACGACGCGCTGCTGGCCGCCAGCGCCCGAATAGGAGCACCGTGA
- the nadA gene encoding quinolinate synthase NadA, with translation MTVLANDLADRIVDGPNGFSGVDGDEQWAAEVRRLVDLRGATLLAHNYQLPAIQDVADHVGDSLALSRIAADAPEDTIVFAGVHFMAETAKILSPGKTVLIPDRRAGCSLADSITADELRAWKADHPGAVVVSYVNTTAAVKAETDICCTSSNAVEVVASIPADRDVLFCPDQFLGAHVRRMTGRTNLHVWAGECHVHAGINGDELADQARAHPDAELFVHPECGCATSALYLAGEGAFPADRVKILSTGGMLDAARDTNARQVLVATEVGMLHQLRRAAPDVDFRAVNDRASCRYMKMITPAALLRCLVEGADEVDVDPKTAERARASVQRMIEIGQPGGGE, from the coding sequence ATGACGGTTCTCGCTAACGATCTGGCGGACCGGATCGTGGACGGCCCGAACGGGTTCTCCGGCGTCGACGGGGACGAGCAGTGGGCCGCCGAGGTCCGCAGGCTCGTCGACCTCCGCGGCGCCACGCTGCTGGCGCACAACTACCAGTTGCCGGCCATCCAGGACGTCGCCGACCATGTGGGTGACTCGCTGGCGCTGTCGCGGATCGCCGCCGACGCACCCGAGGACACCATCGTGTTCGCCGGCGTGCACTTCATGGCCGAGACGGCCAAGATCCTGTCGCCGGGCAAGACGGTGCTGATTCCCGACCGCAGGGCGGGCTGCTCACTGGCCGACTCGATCACCGCCGACGAGCTGCGCGCCTGGAAGGCCGACCATCCCGGCGCCGTGGTCGTGTCCTACGTGAACACCACCGCAGCGGTGAAGGCCGAGACCGACATCTGCTGCACGTCGTCGAACGCGGTCGAGGTCGTGGCGTCGATCCCCGCCGACCGTGACGTGCTCTTCTGCCCCGATCAGTTCCTCGGCGCGCACGTCCGCCGGATGACCGGCCGGACGAACCTGCACGTGTGGGCCGGCGAGTGCCACGTGCACGCGGGCATCAACGGCGACGAGCTCGCCGACCAGGCCCGCGCGCATCCCGACGCCGAGCTGTTCGTCCATCCCGAATGTGGTTGTGCCACTTCCGCTCTCTACCTCGCGGGCGAGGGCGCCTTCCCGGCCGACCGGGTCAAGATCTTGTCCACCGGCGGGATGCTCGACGCTGCCCGCGACACGAACGCCCGCCAGGTCCTGGTGGCCACCGAAGTCGGCATGTTGCACCAGTTGCGGCGTGCGGCACCGGACGTCGACTTCCGTGCCGTCAACGACCGGGCGTCGTGCCGGTACATGAAGATGATCACCCCGGCCGCACTGCTGCGGTGCCTGGTCGAAGGGGCTGACGAGGTCGACGTGGACCCCAAGACCGCCGAGCGGGCCCGTGCCAGCGTGCAGCGGATGATCGAGATCGGACAGCCCGGCGGCGGTGAATGA
- a CDS encoding L-aspartate oxidase, producing the protein MWRQRADVVVVGTGVAGLAAALSAHRRGRKVVLLSKAGETATFYAQGGIAVVLPDNDDSVDAHVADTLAAGAGLCDPQAVRSIVSDGYRAVAELVAHGAEFDESAAGGWALTREGGHSRRRIIHAGGDATGAEVQRALDHAAATLDIRRNHVALELVIDDGAVAGVLVLSADGPGVIHAPSVILATGGSGHLYQATTNPEGSTGDGVALAMWAGLAVSDLEFVQFHPTMLFTGAQGGRRPLITEALRGEGATLVDARGEAVTAGVHPMGDLAPRDVVAAAIEARLAASGDPCVFLDARAVPDLATRFPTVTAACRDAGVDPAHEPIPVVPGAHYSCGGVVTDVHGRTAVAGLFAAGEVARTGMHGANRLASNSLLEGLVVGGRAGDAAARHAELAGPARVIVPDLPIRSVLPRAELQHAMTRHASVVRDGGGLHRLIDVLDAAAPRTIMSRNDFEDAALTVVAAAVADAALARTETRGCHHRSDFPDADPLQACSVVRGSLVPAAAGC; encoded by the coding sequence ATGTGGCGTCAGCGCGCCGACGTGGTGGTCGTCGGCACCGGGGTCGCCGGACTCGCCGCGGCGCTGTCGGCCCATCGACGCGGGCGCAAGGTCGTCCTGCTCAGCAAAGCCGGTGAGACGGCGACGTTCTACGCCCAGGGCGGCATCGCGGTGGTGCTGCCGGACAACGACGACTCCGTCGACGCCCACGTCGCCGACACGCTGGCTGCAGGCGCCGGCCTCTGCGACCCGCAGGCTGTCCGCTCGATCGTGTCCGACGGCTACCGCGCCGTCGCCGAATTGGTCGCCCACGGTGCGGAATTCGACGAATCCGCGGCCGGCGGATGGGCGCTGACCCGCGAGGGCGGCCATTCGCGGCGGCGCATCATCCACGCCGGCGGGGATGCCACCGGAGCCGAGGTGCAGCGGGCGCTCGACCACGCGGCGGCCACGCTGGACATCCGGCGCAATCACGTCGCGCTGGAGCTGGTGATCGACGACGGCGCCGTCGCCGGCGTGCTCGTGCTCAGCGCCGACGGTCCCGGCGTCATCCACGCTCCGTCGGTGATTCTGGCGACCGGCGGATCGGGGCACCTGTACCAGGCGACCACGAACCCCGAGGGTTCCACCGGCGACGGGGTGGCACTGGCGATGTGGGCCGGGCTGGCCGTCAGTGACCTCGAGTTCGTCCAGTTCCACCCGACCATGCTGTTCACCGGTGCGCAGGGCGGGCGCCGGCCGCTGATCACCGAGGCGCTGCGCGGCGAGGGTGCGACCCTGGTCGACGCCCGCGGCGAGGCGGTGACCGCCGGCGTGCATCCGATGGGCGACCTGGCGCCGCGCGACGTCGTCGCGGCCGCCATCGAGGCGCGGCTCGCAGCGTCCGGCGACCCGTGCGTGTTCCTCGACGCGCGGGCGGTGCCCGATCTCGCGACCCGGTTCCCCACCGTCACCGCGGCCTGCCGGGACGCCGGCGTGGACCCGGCGCATGAGCCGATACCGGTGGTGCCGGGCGCCCACTACAGCTGCGGCGGCGTCGTGACCGACGTGCACGGGCGCACGGCCGTCGCAGGGCTCTTCGCCGCGGGTGAGGTCGCCCGCACCGGGATGCACGGCGCCAACCGGTTGGCGTCCAACAGCCTGCTCGAAGGCCTCGTCGTCGGCGGTCGGGCCGGTGACGCGGCGGCCCGGCACGCCGAGCTGGCCGGTCCGGCCCGGGTGATCGTCCCGGACCTGCCGATCCGGTCCGTGCTGCCTCGCGCCGAGCTGCAGCATGCCATGACCCGCCATGCCTCCGTCGTCCGCGACGGTGGCGGGCTGCACCGGCTGATCGACGTGCTCGACGCTGCGGCGCCGCGAACGATCATGTCGCGCAACGACTTCGAAGACGCCGCACTGACCGTCGTCGCTGCCGCGGTGGCAGACGCAGCGCTCGCGCGCACCGAGACCCGAGGTTGCCATCACCGCAGCGACTTCCCCGACGCCGACCCGCTGCAGGCCTGCAGTGTGGTGCGCGGCAGCCTGGTCCCGGCCGCGGCGGGGTGCTGA
- the nadC gene encoding carboxylating nicotinate-nucleotide diphosphorylase, which yields MALNSYELAEARAVIARALEEDLRYGPDVTTLATVPAEATTSASVVAREPGVIAGSDLALLVLDEVIGADGYRLEHRVPDGTPLDRGGVALTVQAPTQKLLTAERTMLNILCHLSGVATATAAWVEAVSGTGAKIRDTRKTLPGLRALQKYAVRVGGGVNHRMGLGDAALIKDNHVAAAGSVVAALREVRAAAPDLPCEVEVDSLEQLDEVLAEEVELVLLDNFAVWQTQIAVQRRDTRAPATKLESSGGLSLDTAADYAGTGVDYLAVGALTHSVRVLDLGLDL from the coding sequence ATGGCGCTGAACTCCTACGAGCTCGCCGAGGCGCGCGCGGTCATTGCGCGCGCCCTCGAGGAGGACCTGCGATACGGCCCCGACGTCACCACGCTGGCCACGGTCCCCGCCGAGGCCACGACGTCGGCGTCGGTGGTCGCCCGGGAACCGGGCGTCATCGCGGGCTCCGACCTCGCCCTGCTCGTGCTCGACGAGGTCATCGGCGCCGACGGCTACCGTCTCGAGCACCGCGTGCCGGACGGGACACCGCTGGATCGGGGCGGCGTCGCGCTCACCGTCCAGGCGCCGACCCAGAAGCTGCTCACCGCCGAGCGGACGATGCTGAACATCCTGTGCCATCTGTCGGGCGTCGCGACCGCCACCGCGGCGTGGGTCGAGGCCGTCTCCGGAACCGGCGCGAAGATCAGGGACACCCGCAAGACGCTGCCGGGCCTGCGGGCGCTGCAGAAGTACGCGGTGCGCGTCGGGGGCGGCGTCAACCACCGCATGGGCCTCGGCGATGCGGCACTGATCAAGGACAACCACGTCGCCGCGGCGGGATCGGTCGTCGCCGCCCTTCGCGAAGTCCGCGCCGCAGCGCCGGATCTGCCCTGTGAAGTCGAGGTCGACTCGCTCGAACAGCTCGACGAGGTGCTCGCCGAGGAAGTGGAACTGGTGCTGCTGGACAACTTTGCGGTCTGGCAGACGCAGATCGCGGTGCAGCGCCGCGACACCCGCGCTCCGGCCACCAAGCTCGAGTCGTCGGGCGGTCTCTCGCTGGACACCGCGGCCGATTACGCGGGCACCGGCGTCGACTACCTCGCCGTCGGCGCGCTGACCCATTCGGTGCGGGTCCTCGACCTCGGGTTGGATCTGTAG
- a CDS encoding DUF2567 domain-containing protein, which produces MSARANWDPARSAGGGRQSTNHPGVSRRRAALTVIVGLAGAGAVVGALWAWLAPPIHGVVALTRSGDRVKAYLGNESDHWFTSAFLVVGLLSVLAVIAAVLVWQWRTHRGPAVLAALVVGGVCAAGAAVGVGAALARWRYGVVDVAAAPVSEQHRVHYVTEAPSAFFGHSPLQIVLTLLFPAAVAAVVYLLAAVSAQRDDLGAWPPVESPVPVTDRSGTEVPVPPVAPSPPSP; this is translated from the coding sequence ATGAGCGCTCGCGCGAACTGGGACCCCGCACGCAGTGCAGGGGGCGGTAGGCAGTCGACGAACCACCCTGGGGTGTCCCGCAGGCGCGCGGCGCTGACCGTCATCGTGGGACTGGCCGGCGCCGGAGCCGTCGTCGGAGCGCTCTGGGCGTGGCTGGCCCCGCCGATCCACGGCGTGGTCGCACTGACGCGCAGCGGCGACCGGGTCAAGGCCTACCTCGGCAACGAGTCCGACCACTGGTTCACGTCGGCGTTCCTGGTCGTCGGCCTACTCTCGGTGCTCGCGGTGATCGCCGCAGTCCTGGTGTGGCAGTGGCGAACTCATCGCGGACCGGCAGTGCTTGCCGCTCTGGTCGTCGGCGGCGTGTGCGCGGCGGGCGCCGCGGTCGGGGTCGGCGCCGCGCTGGCTCGATGGCGCTACGGCGTCGTCGACGTGGCCGCCGCGCCGGTGTCCGAGCAGCACCGGGTTCACTACGTCACCGAGGCGCCGTCGGCGTTCTTCGGGCACTCGCCGCTGCAGATCGTCTTGACGCTGCTGTTCCCGGCTGCGGTGGCCGCGGTGGTCTACCTGCTGGCGGCCGTGTCGGCGCAGCGCGACGACCTTGGCGCCTGGCCGCCCGTCGAGTCGCCGGTGCCGGTCACTGATCGAAGCGGGACAGAGGTGCCCGTTCCACCCGTCGCCCCGTCACCACCTTCACCGTGA
- the bioB gene encoding biotin synthase BioB has product MSDILAVAREQVLERGEGLDQDQTLQVLQLPDDRLDDLLALAHEVRMAHCGPDVEVEGIISLKTGGCPEDCHFCSQSGLFASPVRSAWLDIPSLVEAAKQTAKTGATEFCIVAAVRGPDERLLAQVAAGIEAIRNEVDIQIACSLGMLTAEQVAQLSAMGVHRYNHNLETARSFFTNVVTTHSWEERWDTLQMVREAGMEVCCGGILGMGETLEQRAEFAANLAELDPHEVPLNFLNPRPGTPFGDLEVLPASEALKAVAAFRLALPRTMLRFAGGREITLGDLGAKKGILGGINAVIVGNYLTTLGRPAEADLELLDDLQMPIKALNATL; this is encoded by the coding sequence GTGAGCGACATTCTGGCGGTGGCACGCGAGCAGGTGCTGGAGCGGGGCGAAGGCCTCGACCAGGACCAGACCCTGCAGGTGTTGCAGCTGCCGGATGACCGCCTCGACGACCTGCTCGCTCTGGCTCACGAGGTCCGGATGGCGCATTGCGGACCGGACGTCGAGGTCGAAGGCATCATCAGCCTCAAGACCGGCGGCTGCCCCGAGGACTGCCACTTCTGTTCGCAGTCCGGGCTTTTCGCGTCGCCGGTGCGCAGCGCCTGGTTGGACATCCCGAGCCTGGTGGAAGCCGCCAAGCAGACGGCCAAGACCGGCGCCACCGAGTTCTGCATCGTGGCCGCGGTCCGCGGCCCCGATGAGCGGCTGCTGGCCCAGGTCGCCGCGGGCATCGAGGCGATCCGCAACGAGGTCGACATCCAGATCGCCTGCTCACTGGGCATGCTGACCGCCGAGCAGGTCGCGCAGCTCTCGGCGATGGGCGTGCACCGCTACAACCACAATCTCGAGACGGCCCGGTCGTTCTTCACCAACGTCGTGACCACCCACAGCTGGGAAGAGCGGTGGGACACCCTGCAGATGGTTCGCGAGGCCGGCATGGAGGTGTGCTGCGGCGGCATCCTCGGCATGGGGGAGACGCTGGAGCAGCGCGCCGAGTTCGCCGCCAACCTCGCCGAACTCGATCCGCACGAGGTACCGCTGAACTTCCTCAACCCGCGGCCGGGCACCCCGTTCGGCGATCTCGAGGTGCTGCCGGCATCGGAGGCACTCAAGGCCGTCGCCGCCTTCCGGCTCGCACTGCCGCGCACGATGCTGCGCTTCGCGGGCGGCCGTGAGATCACGCTCGGTGACCTGGGTGCGAAGAAGGGCATCCTGGGCGGCATCAACGCCGTGATCGTCGGCAACTACCTGACCACGCTGGGCCGGCCCGCCGAAGCCGACCTCGAACTGCTCGACGATCTGCAGATGCCGATCAAGGCGCTCAACGCCACCTTGTGA
- the hisB gene encoding imidazoleglycerol-phosphate dehydratase HisB, giving the protein MNRFAKVERKTKESDIVVELDLDGTGVVSIDTGVPFFDHMLTSLGTHASFDLTIKAVGDIEIEGHHTIEDTAIVLGQALGQALGDKKGIRRFGDAFIPMDESLAHAAVDVSGRPYFVHTGEPDYMVEFTIAGSQAPYHTVVNRHVFESLAFNARIALHVRTLYGRDPHHITEAQYKAVARALRQAVEYDARVTGVPSTKGTL; this is encoded by the coding sequence GTGAACCGTTTCGCGAAAGTCGAACGCAAGACCAAGGAATCCGACATCGTCGTCGAGCTCGACCTCGACGGCACCGGCGTCGTCAGCATCGACACCGGCGTGCCGTTCTTCGACCACATGCTGACCTCGCTCGGCACCCACGCGAGCTTCGACCTGACGATCAAAGCGGTGGGCGACATCGAGATCGAGGGCCACCACACCATCGAGGACACGGCGATCGTGCTGGGGCAGGCGCTGGGCCAGGCCTTGGGCGACAAGAAAGGCATCCGCCGCTTCGGCGACGCGTTCATCCCGATGGACGAAAGCCTCGCCCACGCCGCGGTCGACGTGTCGGGCCGGCCATACTTCGTGCACACCGGCGAGCCGGACTACATGGTCGAGTTCACCATCGCCGGCTCGCAGGCGCCGTACCACACCGTGGTCAACCGCCACGTGTTCGAGTCGCTGGCGTTCAACGCGCGCATCGCGCTGCACGTGCGCACCCTCTACGGGCGCGACCCCCATCACATCACCGAGGCGCAGTACAAGGCGGTCGCGCGGGCACTGCGGCAGGCGGTCGAGTACGACGCGCGGGTCACGGGTGTGCCGTCCACCAAAGGCACCCTGTGA
- a CDS encoding nitroreductase family deazaflavin-dependent oxidoreductase: MIFPAWFERLQIKYINPLIRPLSKRMPGLGVITHRGRTSGKQYETIVTPYRKGQVLAIGLAHGKTNWVKNVLAAGEADIQIGRRRLHLVNPRVLPAGTADPSLPRVAQVLAKRSGVFVADVAP; this comes from the coding sequence ATGATCTTCCCGGCGTGGTTCGAGCGCCTGCAGATCAAGTACATCAATCCGCTGATCAGACCGTTGTCGAAGCGGATGCCCGGACTCGGCGTGATCACCCACCGCGGCCGCACCTCGGGCAAGCAGTACGAGACCATCGTCACCCCGTACCGCAAGGGGCAGGTGCTGGCGATCGGGCTGGCGCACGGCAAGACCAACTGGGTCAAGAACGTGCTGGCCGCCGGAGAGGCGGACATCCAGATCGGCCGCCGCCGGCTCCACCTGGTCAATCCGCGGGTGCTGCCCGCAGGCACGGCGGATCCGTCGCTGCCGCGAGTGGCGCAGGTGCTCGCCAAGCGGTCCGGGGTGTTCGTCGCCGACGTCGCACCATGA